The uncultured Carboxylicivirga sp. genomic interval GAAAGATCATTTAAGACTCCATATCCTGTATGAATCAAATGATCAAAAATAAGCTTTAGTCCAACTGTATGATCAGGAATGCTTCTTTCCAAAACCAATTGAGGTACCCCTTTAGCACAATGCTTAAGAGCACCTCCTTCTATCCCAATTCTTTCAACCACACCTTTTGCAAGCAAATCTTCTTGCTGATCGATGTTGAATAATTGGTACTTTATTGATGAACTACCACTATTTAAAACCAGGATGATCATATAGTGTAAAAACATAAAGAGCCGGAAACCCGGCTCTATTAATTATACTGTTCCGGCAGCCTGATTAGCGGTAATTGCAACTAAGTTTACAATATCACTTACCGAGCAACCTCTTGATAAATCATTAATTGGAGCAGCCATACCTTGCAAAATAGGTCCGATAGCCTCAGCATGTCCCAAGCGTTGAACCAACTTATAGGCAATGTTACCTGTCTCAAGTGTTGGGAAAACCAATACATTAGCTTGTCCGGCGATTTCACTTCCTGGAGCTTTCTTTTGACCGATTGCAGGAATAATTGCAGCATCTGATTGCAACTCACCATCAATTTTCATATCAGGAGCCTGTTGTTTCGCTAATTCAGTTGCTTTCACAACCTTGTCGACCATTTCGTGTTTTGCACTTCCTTTTGACGAGAAACTTAACATAGCAATTTTAGGTTCAAAACCAGCTATCGCCCTTGTTGTGCGACCTGTCGAAACAGCTATTTCAGCTAATTCCTCAGCTGTTGGATTTGGATGTACAGCACAATCGGCAAATACCATCATACCATCTTCACCAAATTCTTTATCTTTTAAAATCATGATAAAAGCACCTGACACAACGCTGATTCCAGGAGCAGTTTTAACATACTGAAATGCTGGACGTAAAACGTCACCTGTTGCATTATCAGCACCTGCCACCTCTCCATCAGCATCACCTGCTTTAATCATCATAACTGCTAAAAACAACGGATTTTTAATCAACTTTAAAGCATCCTCTTTAGTAAGACCTTTGCTTTTCCTGATTTCCA includes:
- the pta gene encoding phosphate acetyltransferase, translated to MEFIEQLKRKAGQNKKRIVLPEGLEERTLKAADVILGEDFAEIILIGNPDQLMAEAAKLGLQNIDKATLVDPENHDKLDTYTDMMVEIRKSKGLTKEDALKLIKNPLFLAVMMIKAGDADGEVAGADNATGDVLRPAFQYVKTAPGISVVSGAFIMILKDKEFGEDGMMVFADCAVHPNPTAEELAEIAVSTGRTTRAIAGFEPKIAMLSFSSKGSAKHEMVDKVVKATELAKQQAPDMKIDGELQSDAAIIPAIGQKKAPGSEIAGQANVLVFPTLETGNIAYKLVQRLGHAEAIGPILQGMAAPINDLSRGCSVSDIVNLVAITANQAAGTV